The Propionispora vibrioides genome includes the window ACTTGGCGGGAAAGCATTTGTTTTTCCTGTTCGAGCCTTTGATTCTGCCAAGCAGTAATTTGTGCCTTCTGATCATCGGTCAGATTGCTGTAGCTTTGACCATAATAGGGGCAGTACCCATTGCCGGGACCAGCCGTGGCTTGTACCGGCACAGCCAAAGCAGCACCGGCGAAAGAAACTACTAGCAAAGCGGCCATCGCAATTAGAATTATTTTTCTCAAGATACCATCCTCCTAGTATATTGATATTAGACAATCCAATATAAACTGTTCACGTATCCTCCAAGTTTTGAGATAATATTCTCGTGTGAGTCGGAGTGC containing:
- a CDS encoding DUF2680 domain-containing protein encodes the protein MRKIILIAMAALLVVSFAGAALAVPVQATAGPGNGYCPYYGQSYSNLTDDQKAQITAWQNQRLEQEKQMLSRQVEWGWLTQEQADQRIAWMEQQVANGSYGFGMMASGLHGHHGMTGARGSGCW